In one Tepidibacillus fermentans genomic region, the following are encoded:
- a CDS encoding YneF family protein, which yields MNIVIPIITFVVGAVAGFAIGIFYLRKQFSNMAMDQKQIQQMARQMGMNLNQKQLNQMSRMMNNMNNKKKKIIESRYGK from the coding sequence ATGAATATCGTTATACCAATTATTACTTTTGTTGTTGGAGCAGTGGCAGGTTTCGCAATTGGGATATTTTATTTGAGAAAGCAATTCTCCAATATGGCAATGGATCAAAAACAAATTCAACAAATGGCTAGGCAAATGGGTATGAATTTGAATCAAAAACAATTGAATCAGATGAGTCGGATGATGAATAATATGAACAATAAGAAGAAAAAAATAATAGAAAGTAGATACGGAAAGTGA